One Babylonia areolata isolate BAREFJ2019XMU chromosome 27, ASM4173473v1, whole genome shotgun sequence DNA window includes the following coding sequences:
- the LOC143301531 gene encoding uncharacterized protein LOC143301531 isoform X5, with amino-acid sequence MIMNRSGQRKTNSHNSTVSRGNAPAGRPVLVKFVSRRTKATLMEKQRALKETQEFKKVFINDNLTPLRSRLLHVAKRNEAVDRVSTTHDIRVRCVLKKMPGQTTNAKVVLIDNPDDLFHLGVDSVDFEALGLQHVVG; translated from the exons ATGATAATGAACAG GtctggccagaggaagaccaacagCCACAACTCCACTGTTTCCCGTGGCAACGCTCCCGCTGGCCGACCTGTGCTGGTGAAATTTGTGTCTCGGCGGACAAAGGCAACGTTGATGGAGAAGCAACGTGCCCTGAAAGAGACCCAGGAGTTCAAGAAAGTCTTCATCAACGACAACCTGACTCCTCTCCGCTCCAGACTGCTACACGTGGCAAAGCGCAACGAGGCAGTTGACAGGGTGTCGACAACACATGACATTCGGGTCCGCTGTGTCCTCAAGAAGATGCCGGGCCAAACTACAAACGCCAAGGTTGTCCTGATTGACAACCCTGATGACCTATTCCaccttggtgtggacagtgtagactttgaagctttgggtcttcagcatgttgtgggatag